A single Sus scrofa isolate TJ Tabasco breed Duroc unplaced genomic scaffold, Sscrofa11.1 Contig498, whole genome shotgun sequence DNA region contains:
- the LOC100157169 gene encoding olfactory receptor 4K14-like, translating to MDLQNYSLVSEFVLHGLSNSQHLQKFFFIFFSGIYVAMVLGNLIIVVTVISDPHLYSSPMYFLLGNLSFLDIWLASFATPKMIRDFLSDRKLISFGGCMAQIFFLHFVGGAEMVLLVTMAYDRYVAICKPLHYMTMMNRQTCIRLVSVSWAIGFVHSISQVAFTVNLPYCGPNEVDSFFCDLPLVIKLACVDTYVLGILMISDSGLLSMSCFLLLLISYTVILITVQQQAAGGVSKALSTCSAHIMVVTLFFGPCIFIYVWPFSWFSVDKVLSVFYTIFTPLLNPLIYTLRNKDMKIAMKRLRNRHVTFH from the coding sequence ATGGACCTGCAAAATTATTCCTTGGTGTCAGAATTTGTATTACATGGACTCTCCAATTCACAACATCtccaaaaatttttctttattttcttctctgggaTCTATGTGGCTATGGTGCTGGGTAACCTCATCATCGTGGTCACTGTGATTTCTGACCCCCACTTGTACTCCTCCCCTATGTACTTCCTGCTGGGGAATCTCTCTTTCCTGGACATATGGCTTGCCTCATTTGCCACCCCCAAGATGATCAGGGACTTCCTTAGTGATCGAAAGCTCATCTCCTTTGGAGGATGTATGGCTCAAATCTTTTTCTTGCACTTTGTTGGCGGGGCTGAGATGGTACTTCTTGTTACCATGGCATATGACAGATATGTGGCCATATGCAAACCTTTGCATTACATGACCATGATGAACCGGCAGACTTGTATCAGGCTGGTGTCGGTTTCATGGGCCATTGGATTTGTGCACTCCATCAGTCAAGTAGCCTTTACTGTAAATTTACCTTACTGTGGCCCCAATGAGGTGGACagcttcttctgtgaccttcctCTTGTGATCAAGCTGGCCTGTGTGGACACCTATGTCTTGGGTATACTTATGATCTCAGACAGTGGGTTGCTGTCAATGAGCTGTTTTCTGCTCCTCCTGATCTCCTACACTGTTATCCTCATCACTGTCCAACAGCAGGCTGCCGGCGGGGTATCCAAAGCACTCTCAACCTGCTCTGCACATATCATGGTAGTCACGCTCTTCTTTgggccctgcattttcatttatgtGTGGCCTTTTAGTTGGTTCTCTGTGGACAAGGTCCTCTCTGTGTTTTACACAATTTTTACTCCACTCTTGAACCCCCTTATCTACACACTGAGAAATAAGGACATGAAAATAGCTATGAAGAGACTGAGAAACCGACATGTGACTTTTCACTGA
- the LOC100624131 gene encoding olfactory receptor 4Q2, whose protein sequence is MDKNQTEEVREFVLAGFSHRPHIEKGLFVLFLFFYVSTWVGNVLIMVTVASDKHLNSSPMYFLLGNLSFLDLCYSTVTTPKLLADFLDNEKLIPYDQCIMQLFFLHFVGAAEMFLLTVMAYDRYVAICRPLHYTTIMSRGLCCALVAASWMGGFVHSTVQTILTIHLPFCGPKQVDNFFCDVPPVIKLACGDTFVIELLMVSNSGLISTSSFVVLVSSYTTILVKIRSKEGRRKALSTCGSHLMVVTLFFGPCIFIYARPFSTFSVDKLVSVLYNVITPMLNPLIYTLRNKEVKSAMQKLWDRSGLTWKI, encoded by the coding sequence ATGGATAAAAACCAAACAGAAGAAGTCAGAGAATTTGTCCTGGCAGGCTTCTCACATAGACCACATATTGAAAAAGGGCTATTtgtactatttcttttcttctatgtgTCCACTTGGGTAGGCAATGTCCTTATCATGGTTACAGTGGCCTCTGATAAGCATCTGAATTCATCACCCATGTATTTCCTTCTTGGCAACCTGTCTTTCCTGGACCTATGTTATTCAACAGTAACTACTCCTAAGCTTCTGGCTGACTTTCTTGATAATGAAAAGCTTATTCCTTATGACCAGTGCATTATGCAGCTCTTCTTCCTGCATTTTGTAGGGGCAGCTGAGATGTTCCTGCTCACAGTGATGGCCTATGATCGCTATGTTGCAATTTGTCGCCCCCTCCACTACACCACTATCATGAGTCGAGGATTATGCTGTGCCTTGGTGGCTGCCTCCTGGATGGGAGGGTTTGTGCACTCTACTGTCCAGACGATTCTCACTATCCATCTGCCCTTTTGTGGGCCAAAGCAGGTGGACAACTTCTTTTGTGATGTTCCCCCTGTCATCAAACTTGCCTGTGGAGACACATTTGTCATTGAATTGCTAATGGTATCTAATAGCGGGTTGATCTCTACCAGCTCCTTTGTAGTGTTGGTTTCCTCCTACACCACTATCCTGGTCAAGATCCGCTCCAAAGAGGGAAGGCGAAAGGCACTCTCAACCTGTGGCTCTCATCTCATGGTAGTAACACTCTTTTTTGGACCCTGTATTTTCATCTATGCTCGTCCCTTCTCCACTTTTTCTGTGGACAAGCTGGTGTCTGTACTCTACAACGTTATTACCCCCATGTTGAATCCCCTCATCTACACACTTCGGAACAAAGAGGTCAAATCAGCCATGCAAAAGCTGTGGGATAGGAGTGGACTTACGTGGAAAATTTAG